AATCCAGATTGGATATAATGGAAGAGGAAAAAGAAGAGAAAGGAGAAAAGAAAATGAAAGTACAGAATATTACGGACGTAGAGGGATTGTTTAAGGTAATCGATGAGTGTAAAGGAAAAGTAGAATTAGTAACGGGCGAGGGAGATCGTTTGAATCTGAAATCCAAACTTTCCCAGTATGTTTCTTTAGCAAATATTTTTTC
This window of the Mediterraneibacter butyricigenes genome carries:
- a CDS encoding polya polymerase, coding for MKVQNITDVEGLFKVIDECKGKVELVTGEGDRLNLKSKLSQYVSLANIFSNGEIPELELIAHEKEDVDKLIDFIMRG